The window GACGAACGCTCGCCGGTGCCGAACGTGTAGCGGACGCTGTCGCTCGAACGCGCCATGTTGCGCTGGGTTTCGATCTCGATGTCCGAGATGCGGTCATCCAGATCCCGGTCGCCGACCAGGGTCTGGGAGAAGGCCGGAGCGGCCAGAGCGAGTGCAACTGCGGTCGCGGAGGTGAATGTCTTGACGGGTCTCATACGCGTTCCTTTCCAACATGCGCGGCGGGCAACAGCACCCGACGCCGTTTCGGATGACGCTGAAATAGTGGGCCGCGGGTCATTCCGGTATTCCGCCGCGATGCAACCACCGGGTTCGTGCTATATATGTAACACGAATATTATTTATAGTTACGATGAGCAATGGTTATGCAAACTGAGGATTGGAGAAAAGCCAACCCTACGGCATGTTTAGATGCCGAAATTCAGCGACCTGCTCGTGCGTTTCTTGGTCCAATCCCGTAACAACCTGAGCGAGAACCCGCTCAGCGGCAGTGGCGATTTGCGGGTCAAGGTCTTCACGCAACACTGTCCAGGCCGGATAGGGGAAGGTCGGCATGTCTGGCACGGGGTACAACTGCCCAGAATCGCAATATCGCTTGGCGTATCGTGTTGGCAGATAACCGGCGTAATCCCGGCGCGATATGAACTCTGCCGCCATAGCTTCTAGAGAAAACGCCATTCCCTGATTGGAAAGATCAGGTAAGTTCAGACCGTGAAACTGGACGAATTCCGGACCCCAATCAATGAACAGATACCGGCCTTTCAGGTCCGAGCAAACAGGATCTGGCCATGAGGCAAATAGCGCTAGCTCCTCTTGCAAGAGCGGGCGGGCGATCAGGCCCGGTCGAAGCATGGGTGTATACATAAGTGCAATTTGAACGATGCCTTCAGTGAGCATGCGGGTCAGCCTGTCTGTCATGCCGAGCTCTGTTCGCAAAGACAGCTCGGGCATGACGATCCGAAGCCCATCAACCATCCGAAAACCCAGTCGCGGCCACAGCGAATATTGCGCGCCGATCGTCAGGCTTTTCTTGAATCCTTCGGGGATGACAACCTGCTGACGCGCCTCCTCCCAGATCTTTAGAATACTGAGCGCGTAATGCTCGAACTCGGCACCGGCCGGTGTCAGGAAGGCGCCGGCCTTGGAACGTGTGAAGAGCGGTCGACCAAGTATGTCCTCAAGCCGCTGTATCCGTAGGCTGACGGCGGATTGCGTGACTTGAAGGCGTTCCGCCGCGCCGCCGAACGAACTAGCTGCCGACACTTCGAGGAACGTCTTGATCAGTGCAATATCCATGCCGCTTGACTAGGTGATAAATTTGACTTTCACAAACCCGTCACGTGGTCGTCTCAATGAAATAGTTCGAGTTGGACTGATGCCGTCCATCAACTCACCGGGCGATGCTTCCTCGGGCAGGACCGGACGAGGCTGATCGGTCCGCGCTTGGGCTGACGTGCGGGAGTCTGACCTGCTCACCTGAGAGTTCTCGTTTATGAATTAGCTCTGTTCAGGTTTTGGCCTTCCTTTGACCGTTGGTAGTACTCCCGCGGGGTGAGCCCGTCGAGGCTCGAATGCGGGCGGTGGTGGTTGAAATCGTCGCGCCATGCCGCAATCAAGTCGCGGGCATGGCGCAGGGTCGGGAACGGGTGCTCTATCGCCGATGGCTCCTGAAAGTACCGCGGCAACCCTGCCCTTGGTGCGTTTGCGAGATATAGAAGACCGCGACATCGAGCGACCGCTCTCCCTGAGTGGAGCCGCTCTGTAAGCACCTTGCTGAAACCGTGATCGATCCGCATTTTGCGGCACTGATCTGTATGTGCAGACCTAGAGCAAGGCCGTCGACTGACAGCGGGCGCTCACCAAAGGCTTCAACGGCCGTTGCGCGAAGTCCTGCCTACGCTCAGATGATTTCGTCTTCGTCGAACAGCAAGTCATCCCCGAGCCCGGCTGTCAGAGTGTCAACGGCTGCCTCGGCGACGTCAGTCGCCTTGACTGTGCCAAGGTGAAAGATCGCGTCGCCCTCATTCACGATGGGAAGGACGGCGCGGCCGACGATAATACCGTCAGTTGGCGCCGTCATCGTCGTCTCTTTTTCACCAAACGGGTCTGAAACGGCCGCGAGCGTCTCGCCCGCTGCCACCACATCGCCCTCGGCGCGGAACGTCCTGATCAGGCCGCCCGCCGGCGCGCGGAGCCATTTGCTCGACATGCACAGCACCGATGTCGGCTTGGTCTTGGCAACACCCTTCGCGGGCAGCATGCCGGTGTGCCGCATCACCCGCAGGATTCCCGCCACTCCCGCGCGGACGGCCACTTCGTCGAAGCGTAGGCCCTCTCCCGCCTCGTAAAGCAGCATGTCGACATTGCGGTCGCGGGCTGCGCCTCGCAACGAGCCGTCGCGGACCTGCGAAGTGAGGATCACGGGCGCTCCAAACACCTTGGCGAGTTCCATCGTCCTGGCGTTGCCTGGCGCGATCCGGATTTGCGGCAGGTTCGTGCGATGGATGGCTGCGGAATGCAGGTCGATGCCGAGCTCGCACCGGGACACGACATCTGTCAGAAACAGATTTGCCAACCGCGCCGCCAGCGAGCCGCCTGCACTGCCAGGAAAGCAGCGGTTGAGGTCGCGGCGGTCGGGCAGGTAGCGGGAGTGGTTGAGAAAACCGAAGGTGTTGACGATCGGCACGGCGATCAGGGTGCCGCGTAGCCCGCCGATGGCAGGCAGCTTCAGAATCCTCCGGAGAATCTCAACTCCAATCACCTCGTCGCCATGGACGCCGGAGCTGATGAACATCACCGGTCCTTTCTTGCGGCCATGCACCACATGCGCCGACATCGTGACCGGTGTGTGATCCGACAGAACGCTGACTGGCAGATCAACGGTTCGACGCGACCCGGCGGCGATCGTCTCGCCCCCGAACGCGAACCCGGCCCGTGTCGCCATCACCCCTTGCCTTTCGTCCGCGTCGCACCAAGCTTAGCGTGCCTTTCGAGATGTTCGATTATCTTGCCCGCAATGTCGATCCCGGTCGCCTTCTCAACTCCCTCGAGGCCCGGCGAGGAATTAACTTCCATAACGACGGGTCCGTGATTGGAGCGCAGCATGTCTACTCCACAGACATTGAGGCCCATTGTCTTGGCGGCGCGGGTCGCGGTCACACGTTCCTCGGGCGTCAACTTGGCGATGCTGGCCGAGCCGCCGCGATGCAAGTTCGAGCGAAACTCGCCCGGGGCGCCGCTGCGTCTCATCGCGGCCACGACCCTGCCGCCGACGACGAGTGCCCGGATGTCACTGCCGCCCGCCTCCTTGATGAATTCCTGCACGAGAATGTTGACGCCGGCGCCCCGGAACGCCTCAATCACCGATTTCGCCGAGCGCTCGGTATCGGCAAGGACCACGCCGATGCCCTGCGTGCCTTCCAGGAGTTTGATCACCAGCGGCGCGCGGCCGGCGAGCTTCAGCACCTCTTCGGTCTGCTTGGGGTCATGCGCGAAGGTCGTGACCGGCAGGCCGATCCCCTCGCGCGCGAGAAGCTGGAGCGAACGTAACTTGTCGCGGCTGCGGCCGATGGCGACGGTTTCGTTCAGCGGATAGACGCCCATCATCTCGAACTGGCGCAATACGGCGAGACCATAAAACGTCACAGAGGCCCCGATGCGCGGGATGACCGCATCGTATTTCGGAAGCTTCTCGCCGTTGTAGTAGATTTCGGGCCGGCGAGACGCGATGTTCATGTAACACCGCAGGGTGTTGATGATGTCGAAGTCGTGGCCTCGCGCTTCGGCCGCCTCTTTCAGGCGTTGGTGGGAGTAAAGATTAGGATTCCGGGCCAGCATCGCGATCTTCATGAGCGGTTCCTTTCACGAAGCGTCTCGGTGGGTGGTTCATCGGGGTGACGGGTCAGGTAGGATCGGCCGCAATCCACCAGCAGGCGATGCCGACGGATCGCCGAGCGTCCGATGATGATCGGAAAGGTCATCTGGGTCCGGTCGGCCAGCGACACGTCGATCAGCCAACTTCGGCCGGCGATCTGCAAGGTGGTGCGAATGAAGATCCGCGGCACCGGCACGCCGCTGGTATTCCTGACCTCGCGCTGGTCATGGACGGGGGCGTGGCAAAGGCCCGGCTTCTTGCGGCCGATGCGCGGCGGCCGGAACTGGACCCAGAGCGCACCGTCCTTCTCGTACGTCTTGACATGGCTTGCATGCAGCGCCGTTGTCAGCGCGCCGGTGTCGATCTTGGCATGTATCTCGATCAGGCCGAGATCTGGGAGCGTCACGGTCTCGCGCCAGCCGATGACGGCAAGCTCGGCGCGGGTTTTTCGCTTGCGGGGCGCCTTCGTTGCGGACTTGTCCATCATCGCACCAGCAAGGGCATCATCAGGCTGGCGAGGCTCAGCACGAGGAAGAAACCTGCCATGTCGGTGATCGTGGTCAGGAGCGGACCACTCGCCACCGCCGGGTCCTGGCCAATGCGCTTCAGCATGAGCGGCACGACGCCGCCGATCGAGACCGCGATCACGGTGTTGAGCGCCAGGGCGAGGCCGATCACCAGTCCAAGCCAGGCGTTTTCCTTCCAGATCCAGGCCACGACGCCGATCAGGCAGCCGAGCGCCAGACCGTTGATGACGCCGACCGAAGCTTCCTTGACCCAAACCCGGAGCGCATCGGCGGGCCTTACCAGGCCGAGGGCCAGTTCGCGCATCGTCACCGCGACGGCCTGGTTGCCCGAACAGCCGCTCATGTCCGACACCATCGGCAGGAAGATTGCGATGGCGATCACCGCAGCGAGCGTTTCCTCGTAGGCGGCAATCACGCTGGCCGCGATAATGTTGAGGACGATATTGGCCGACAGCCAGGCGAGCCGGCGCCGCGACCTTATTCCAAGCGGCATCGACCGCAATTCGTCACCGACGATCCCCTGAAGCTTCAAATTGACGCCCTCGGCCTGTTCCAGGGCCGCCGCATCAACCGCCGACCGCGACAGGGCACCGACGAGCAGCCCCTGGGCATCGACGACGGGCAAGCCCAGAAACGGGTGTTCGTCGAAGATGTCCTGCAGTTCGAGGAGCGGCGTATCGGTCCTGACCGTCAGCGGCGGCACCATGATCGAGGATAGGAGCGCGCCGCGCCTTGCCGTCAGCAGGCCGCGCAGCGAGACGACGCCGACGGGCCTGCCGTCGACGTCGACTATGTAGGGATGTTGGCCGCGATAGCGTTCGAAATCCTCATCGCCGCTGACGAAGTCACGCAGGACGGCGCCGACGGTGGCGCTGTCGGGGAACGAGAACGCCTCGGCCACCATCAGGCCGCCCGCTGTATCATCGTCGTATTCCACGAGCCGGCGGACCTCCGCCGCATCGCCGGCGTCCATCCTGGCGAGGATCGCGTCGGCATCCTCGCGGTCCAGCTCGCCGATGAGGTCAGCCTGAACGTCCGAATCCAGCTCGTCGATGATTTCGGCCGCACGCGCTGCCGACAGCCGTTCGACAAGATCGGTCGCCATCGCGTTCGGCGCTTCTTCGATCAACCCGGCGGCGAGCTCCGCCGGCAGGAGCGACAAAACCGCGTCGCGGTCCCCGGCCGCAAGGTTCAACACCTCGCGCAGCGCATCGCTGAGCGGCAAGGGTTCCAGCAGCGCGGCGATGGCATTGGCATCGCCGGCGTCGACGGCGCCTTTGAGCCGGTCTTCCAAGTCGTCCTGCCGCTCTGCCAGGTCGATCGGTTCGCCTTGGGCCATGGGTTCCTCCGCAATCTGCCCGGAGCGTAGACTGCAATGTTTTTCTACCTATGGACAAACTATTTTTGTCTTTCTACCATTTACCTTCGGCATCGCGGGCATTTGGTGTGAATTCTGAGGCAATCGACAAAACGGCCGACACGCTTGCGGCCATGTATGTCGCCAGTTTCGGCGGAAAGGCGTCCGGGCGCTACCGGATCGCCCGAAAACTGATCTGCGGGCTGATGGGGCGTCGACGCCTCTATGCCGAGGATGTGCAGGAACTGACGCGCGCAGTGTTTGAACGGGGCTATCTTCTGATCGACATGGAAAGTTTCTTCGCGGTGCTCAGTGCGAACGCGTTCGTCAACTACCGCCGCGCCAATCGGGATTGCCTCACCAGTAGCGAACGTCAGTGACGACATTCTCTGCCGGTTCCGCAACGAGCGCCTCAACGAGCACATCTTCCCTACCCTGCGCCATGCCCGCCATTTCACTACGGCATGGCGCGACGACTACAGCCACCGCCGCCGGCACTCGAGCTTCGATAGGCACACCCCGCGGGAGTATTCGGCACTATGTATCAACCGCTCAGCCATCGCGGGCTTGGTGCGGTTGATACATAATGCTGCAAATAATCGTAGCGGCGGCTCTAAACGGGTTAGTAGTCGGAACAAGACCAAATCTAGAGTGAACAACAGCCCTATCCCTCTCTTGCCAAGGGAGAGGCCGAAAGTTCAAATTTCCCCGGCAGCACCATTTGTTCTCCCGACAACCGAACGATGTGGGCCCGCGTAGCTTTTACCCTTGCGACCGCGCCTCTATAGTGGCGCGCGACAAGGCGCGGGGTTGAACCTGCGCGGCACATCGGGCAGCCCGCGACATGGCGAAAATCCAACCCAACGTCTTCTGCATCGCACAGGCGGGCCGCCTGGGATACGAGGCGGTTCTGCTCCTCGCTTCCTTCCGCGCGGCCAATCCCGACTTCTCTGGCCGCGTGATCGTCGGCGAACCGCAGCCCGGCCCGCTCTGGACGGGCGACACGCGCCTCGCGCCCGATATCCGCGCGTTGATCGAAGGGTTCGGAGCCGAAATTCTGCCGTTCGAAAGCCGCCACTTCGGGCAGAATTATCCGTACGGTAACAAGATTGAGGGGCTATCAGTCCTTCCAGCGGGCGAGCCCTTTGTCTTTTTCGACACCGACACGCTCTTCACCGGGCCGGTCGCCTCGGTCGCGTTCGATTTCGATTGCCCCTCCGCCTCGATGCGGCGAGAGGGCACCTGGCCGGAGATCGAACTCTACGGACCCGGCTACGGCCAGACCTGGAAGTCGCTTTACGACAAGTTCGGACTCGATTTCGAAAGCACGCTCGACCTCTCGCAGCCCGATGAATACTGGCAGCGCTACCTCTACTTCAACGCAGGTTGGTTTTTCTACCGCTGCCCGCGCGAATTTGGCGGTCGCTTCCTCGACTACGCGCTCGCGATCCGAGACGACGCACCCGAAGAACTGGCCTGCCAGAGCCTCGATCCGTGGCTCGACCAGATTGCATTGCCGCTCGTCATCCATTCCTTCGGCGGTGGCCGCCCGGGACCGGAGCTCGACGGCCTCGACGGCGAGATAAGCTGCCACTACCGGCTCCTGCCGCTGTTATACGCGCGCGAAAGCGACGCCGTCATCGGGGCGCTGGAGGCGGTGGCGGCGCCCAATCAGATCAAGAAGGTGCTGAAGCAGTACGAGCCGATGAAGAAGCTCGTCTTCCAGAAGAAGGGACACCGGGTCCGCGCGCTATTCGACCAGAACGACCTGCCGCGCCGGGAACAGGCGATCCGCAACACGATCAAGCGCGCAGGCCTCTGGCTGCGCTGACGGTCAATGACGTCAGCGCCTGCCGGCGCCCCCTTGTCCCGCCCCGCCGCGCGCTTAATGTGTGTCAGCACAGCTGATCAGAGGGTCGGAATGACAACCGGGCATGTCTTCATGGCGATGAGCCTCGACGGGTTCATCGCCCGTGCCGATCACAGTCTGGACTGGCTGCTCAAGCACCAAATTGAGGGCGAAGACCACGGATATGATGCGTTCGAAGCCAGCGTGGACGGAATCGTCATGGGCAGCGGTTCCTTTCGGGCAGTCCTGAAGTTCGGAGAATGGCCGTATCGGAAACCCGTGATCGTTCTCAGCCAGTCTCTTTCCGATCGCGATGTACCAAAACACCTGTCCGACCGGGTGACCATATCGCGCAGCACCCCTTCGGACCTGATGCGCGAACGCGGGGCGAGCGGTTGGAGCCGAGTCTATGTCGACGGCGGTAAGGTGGTGCAGAAGTTTCTCCGCGACGGGCTGGTCGAGGACCTACGGATCACGATCATCCCCATCCTGATCGGGTCCGGGATCCGGCTCTTCGGTGAGCTTGACCACGATCTCGCTCTGGAACTCGTCGCGGCAAAGCCCTATCCTTCGGGTCTTCTCGGAACGCACTACAAAGTTTCCAGAAAATGATGACCCAGCACTGGAGCGCGCCGAATCCGGCATGAAAACAGGGCAGGATACGACCTTGATACGTCTCTCTCTCGCGTTTCTCGCGATTGCCGCCGGTCTGTTCCCGCTCGCCGCGTCGGCGCAGACTCAGGTGCCATCAGATCGCGGCGAGATCGCGTTGAGCTTCGCGCCCGTGGTCCAGCGCGCCACTCCAGCCGTCGTCAATATCTACGCGACCCGCATCGTCGCAGAGCGCCTCAGCCCCTTCGCCGGCGATCCCTTCTTCTCGCAGTTCTTCGACTTCGGCCAGGCTGTGCCCCGGGTGCAGAACTCGCTCGGCTCGGGCGTGATACTAAGTGCCGACGGTATTGTTGTCTCCAACCATCACGTCGTCGGCGGGGCGGACGATATCCGCGTCGTCCTCGCCGACCGGCGCGAATTCGCCGGGCGCGTGATCCTCGCCGATGCCTCGGCCGATCTCGCCGTGATCCGGCTCGAGGGCGCGGCCGGGCTGCCCGCGCTCGAGCTGGCGGATGCCGACCGGGCGCAGGTCGGCGATCTCGTTCTCGCCATTGGCAACCCGTTCGGCGTTGGACAGACCGTGACGTCAGGCATCGTCTCGGGGCTTGCCCGCGCGGGCGCGGCGGGGCGCGCCGGCTACTTCGTGCAGACCGACGCCGCAATCAATCCCGGCAATTCCGGCGGCGCGCTCGTCGATCTCGAGGGGCGGCTTCTCGGCATCAACACGTCGATCCTCACGCGTTCCGGCGGTTCGAACGGCATCGGCTTCGCGATTCCGGCCAACCTCGTCGCGCAATATGTCGCGCAGGCGCAGGCGGGCCGGACAGAGTTCGAGAGACCGTGGTCGGGGATCGACGTCCAGCCCGTAGACCAAAGCCTGGCCGAGGCGATGGGCCTCGCCGGGCCGGGCGGCGTCGCGATCCGCCAGATCCATCCCGAAAGCCCGTTCGCCGCGGCGCGGCTCGCCGCCGGCGACGTCGTCATCGCCATCGACGGGCAGCCGGTGGAAAGCCCGCAGGCGCTCGACTACCGGCTCGCCGTCCGGGGTCCGGGCGCGACGGCGCGCGTGACCTACTGGCGCGACGGCGCCTTTGCCGAGGCGGAGGTCGTGCTTGCGCCCGCGCGGGGCAGCGCGGGCTCAGAGTCGCTCCGCATCGCCGCGCCCAACATCTTCGACGGCCTCGCCGTCGCCGCGCTCGACCCCGCGCTCATCGACCGGCTGGGCCTGCCGCTCTCGGCCCAGGGCATCGTCGTCACCGAAGTCGCCGGGCGAGCCCGACGGACCGGGCTCAGGCCCGGCGACATCCTTCTCGCAGTCAATGACCGGCCCCTGTCGCGCCCGGCGGACCTGGCCGAGATCACCGCCCGGCCCGGCCGGTCCTGGATCGTCGAATTCATCCGCAACGGCGGGCGCGGAGTGATCCAGCTCTCCGGCGGTTGAACGCTGGTTCACGATTTCGTCCCGCGCAAGTGATCGTCGCTGCCGGGCAGTTGATGCCGGGTGATCGGCAAGCAGTGGCAGCATGGGGTGCAGACCTAACCTCAACCAAGGAGCTCGCCATGCGTACCGTCGTCGCACTCACACTCGCCGCCTTCACCATCGGCCTCGTCCCCGCCTGCACCGTCTCGAACGCAGAGGGATACGCCTTCGCCGCGAAGAACGCCCACCCGTTCGCCAAGCGGGGCAGCATCGGCCGCGATGACTAGATCGAGTTGAACCAGCCCCCGTTGCCGATGGTTCTGGCATGCCCTAACGTCCCCCGCGCAACACCGAACGGGAGACGACCATGGCCAGGACTTACGGTTTCGACACGCTGCAGATCCACGCGGGCGCCCGCCCCGACCCCGCGACCGGCGCGCGCCAGACGCCGATCTACCAGACGACGGCCTACGTCTTCCGCGACGCCGATCACGCTGCTGCGCTCTTCAATCTTCAGGAAGTGGGCTACATCTATTCGCGGCTGACGAACCCGACAGTCGCGGCCCTCGCCGAGCGCATCGCGACGCTCGAGGGCGGCCAGGGGGCGGTCTGCTGTTCCTCCGGTCACGCGGCGCAGATCATGGCGCTTTTTCCGCTGATGGGACCGGGCT of the Defluviimonas aquaemixtae genome contains:
- a CDS encoding magnesium transporter, which encodes MAQGEPIDLAERQDDLEDRLKGAVDAGDANAIAALLEPLPLSDALREVLNLAAGDRDAVLSLLPAELAAGLIEEAPNAMATDLVERLSAARAAEIIDELDSDVQADLIGELDREDADAILARMDAGDAAEVRRLVEYDDDTAGGLMVAEAFSFPDSATVGAVLRDFVSGDEDFERYRGQHPYIVDVDGRPVGVVSLRGLLTARRGALLSSIMVPPLTVRTDTPLLELQDIFDEHPFLGLPVVDAQGLLVGALSRSAVDAAALEQAEGVNLKLQGIVGDELRSMPLGIRSRRRLAWLSANIVLNIIAASVIAAYEETLAAVIAIAIFLPMVSDMSGCSGNQAVAVTMRELALGLVRPADALRVWVKEASVGVINGLALGCLIGVVAWIWKENAWLGLVIGLALALNTVIAVSIGGVVPLMLKRIGQDPAVASGPLLTTITDMAGFFLVLSLASLMMPLLVR
- a CDS encoding succinylglutamate desuccinylase/aspartoacylase family protein, giving the protein MATRAGFAFGGETIAAGSRRTVDLPVSVLSDHTPVTMSAHVVHGRKKGPVMFISSGVHGDEVIGVEILRRILKLPAIGGLRGTLIAVPIVNTFGFLNHSRYLPDRRDLNRCFPGSAGGSLAARLANLFLTDVVSRCELGIDLHSAAIHRTNLPQIRIAPGNARTMELAKVFGAPVILTSQVRDGSLRGAARDRNVDMLLYEAGEGLRFDEVAVRAGVAGILRVMRHTGMLPAKGVAKTKPTSVLCMSSKWLRAPAGGLIRTFRAEGDVVAAGETLAAVSDPFGEKETTMTAPTDGIIVGRAVLPIVNEGDAIFHLGTVKATDVAEAAVDTLTAGLGDDLLFDEDEII
- a CDS encoding dihydrofolate reductase family protein — protein: MTTGHVFMAMSLDGFIARADHSLDWLLKHQIEGEDHGYDAFEASVDGIVMGSGSFRAVLKFGEWPYRKPVIVLSQSLSDRDVPKHLSDRVTISRSTPSDLMRERGASGWSRVYVDGGKVVQKFLRDGLVEDLRITIIPILIGSGIRLFGELDHDLALELVAAKPYPSGLLGTHYKVSRK
- a CDS encoding trypsin-like peptidase domain-containing protein, translated to MRLSLAFLAIAAGLFPLAASAQTQVPSDRGEIALSFAPVVQRATPAVVNIYATRIVAERLSPFAGDPFFSQFFDFGQAVPRVQNSLGSGVILSADGIVVSNHHVVGGADDIRVVLADRREFAGRVILADASADLAVIRLEGAAGLPALELADADRAQVGDLVLAIGNPFGVGQTVTSGIVSGLARAGAAGRAGYFVQTDAAINPGNSGGALVDLEGRLLGINTSILTRSGGSNGIGFAIPANLVAQYVAQAQAGRTEFERPWSGIDVQPVDQSLAEAMGLAGPGGVAIRQIHPESPFAAARLAAGDVVIAIDGQPVESPQALDYRLAVRGPGATARVTYWRDGAFAEAEVVLAPARGSAGSESLRIAAPNIFDGLAVAALDPALIDRLGLPLSAQGIVVTEVAGRARRTGLRPGDILLAVNDRPLSRPADLAEITARPGRSWIVEFIRNGGRGVIQLSGG
- the rimK gene encoding 30S ribosomal protein S6--L-glutamate ligase, which produces MKIAMLARNPNLYSHQRLKEAAEARGHDFDIINTLRCYMNIASRRPEIYYNGEKLPKYDAVIPRIGASVTFYGLAVLRQFEMMGVYPLNETVAIGRSRDKLRSLQLLAREGIGLPVTTFAHDPKQTEEVLKLAGRAPLVIKLLEGTQGIGVVLADTERSAKSVIEAFRGAGVNILVQEFIKEAGGSDIRALVVGGRVVAAMRRSGAPGEFRSNLHRGGSASIAKLTPEERVTATRAAKTMGLNVCGVDMLRSNHGPVVMEVNSSPGLEGVEKATGIDIAGKIIEHLERHAKLGATRTKGKG
- a CDS encoding LysR family transcriptional regulator; translation: MDIALIKTFLEVSAASSFGGAAERLQVTQSAVSLRIQRLEDILGRPLFTRSKAGAFLTPAGAEFEHYALSILKIWEEARQQVVIPEGFKKSLTIGAQYSLWPRLGFRMVDGLRIVMPELSLRTELGMTDRLTRMLTEGIVQIALMYTPMLRPGLIARPLLQEELALFASWPDPVCSDLKGRYLFIDWGPEFVQFHGLNLPDLSNQGMAFSLEAMAAEFISRRDYAGYLPTRYAKRYCDSGQLYPVPDMPTFPYPAWTVLREDLDPQIATAAERVLAQVVTGLDQETHEQVAEFRHLNMP
- a CDS encoding ATP-dependent zinc protease family protein, with translation MDKSATKAPRKRKTRAELAVIGWRETVTLPDLGLIEIHAKIDTGALTTALHASHVKTYEKDGALWVQFRPPRIGRKKPGLCHAPVHDQREVRNTSGVPVPRIFIRTTLQIAGRSWLIDVSLADRTQMTFPIIIGRSAIRRHRLLVDCGRSYLTRHPDEPPTETLRERNRS